Proteins from a single region of Poseidonibacter antarcticus:
- a CDS encoding redoxin domain-containing protein: MKDKIKKYIKEIIIFVFILAVAMNVLSYYRGLDLNKDKLNIQTFNLIDDSEYNILIDKPLIIHFWATWCPTCKLEASNIEKLSKDYEVITIAVQSGTNEEIQKYIKENDLSFRVVNDKEGFYSSKFNIKAFPTTLIYDKEQNLKFSEVGYTTTAGLYARMTLVE, translated from the coding sequence ATGAAAGATAAAATAAAAAAGTATATAAAAGAAATTATAATATTTGTATTTATACTGGCAGTAGCCATGAATGTGTTAAGTTATTACAGAGGTCTTGATTTAAATAAAGATAAATTAAATATACAAACATTTAATTTAATTGATGATAGCGAATATAATATATTAATAGATAAACCTTTAATAATACATTTTTGGGCAACTTGGTGTCCTACTTGTAAATTAGAAGCATCAAATATTGAAAAATTATCTAAAGATTATGAAGTAATAACAATAGCTGTTCAATCAGGAACAAATGAAGAAATACAAAAATATATAAAAGAAAATGATTTATCATTTAGAGTTGTAAATGATAAAGAAGGTTTTTATTCATCAAAATTTAATATAAAAGCTTTTCCAACAACACTTATATATGATAAAGAGCAAAACCTGAAATTTAGTGAAGTAGGATATACAACAACAGCAGG
- a CDS encoding glycerate kinase type-2 family protein, which produces MQIKEILRNSFFEVLKDIEPSKLIKNKCNFSQDAILINNERINIPKGKKIYLFGSGKAVLSMAESIYENIEEKIEKAVLIGPYDNNLKKENLTYLKSSHPIPTNKSEIAAKCLKSNIENLKEDDFFIYLLSGGNSALVELPDENITMNEFQKTTDLMLKGSMPIVAMNCIRKHLSQVKGGRLVSNCKAKGIVLVLSDVLSNDFEAIGSAPLYLDSSTFEDSINYLKEYKLFEKIPKKVKEYLIQGKNGEIKDTPKKENENIRHFLIASNEILLSDIQKNLLSKNINTQIITKKIEEDINIVVNNLLTFIETKKEGCFIFGGEALVKVTSNGKGGRNQHLILSFLNKFPKDKKVTILSAASDGIDGNSNSAGAVIDNTSLEKAKSLNLNIEKYLNDFNSNEFFDKIGDLVNTGPSHNNMLDVLIIHIEK; this is translated from the coding sequence ATGCAAATAAAAGAAATATTAAGAAATTCATTTTTTGAAGTTTTAAAAGATATTGAACCAAGTAAACTAATAAAAAACAAATGTAATTTTTCTCAAGATGCAATTCTTATTAATAATGAAAGAATAAATATACCAAAAGGTAAAAAAATATATCTTTTTGGTTCAGGTAAAGCTGTATTAAGTATGGCAGAAAGTATCTATGAAAATATTGAAGAAAAAATAGAAAAAGCTGTACTTATTGGACCTTATGATAATAATTTAAAAAAAGAAAATCTAACTTATTTAAAAAGTAGTCACCCTATTCCAACAAATAAAAGTGAGATTGCAGCTAAATGTTTAAAAAGTAATATCGAAAATTTAAAGGAAGATGATTTTTTTATCTATTTACTTTCAGGTGGTAATTCAGCTTTAGTTGAATTACCTGATGAAAATATTACAATGAATGAATTTCAAAAGACTACAGATTTAATGCTAAAAGGTTCTATGCCTATAGTTGCTATGAATTGTATTAGAAAGCATTTATCACAAGTAAAGGGTGGTAGATTAGTTTCTAATTGTAAAGCAAAAGGGATTGTTTTAGTTTTAAGCGATGTTCTATCAAATGATTTTGAAGCAATTGGCTCAGCACCGCTATATCTTGATAGTTCAACATTTGAAGATAGTATTAATTATTTAAAAGAGTATAAGTTATTTGAAAAAATACCAAAAAAAGTTAAAGAATATTTAATACAAGGTAAAAATGGTGAGATTAAAGATACACCTAAAAAAGAAAATGAAAATATTCGACACTTTTTAATAGCTTCAAATGAGATACTTTTAAGTGATATTCAAAAAAATCTCTTATCAAAAAATATTAATACTCAGATTATTACTAAAAAAATAGAAGAAGATATAAATATAGTAGTAAATAATTTACTAACATTTATTGAAACTAAAAAAGAAGGTTGTTTTATTTTTGGAGGTGAAGCTTTAGTAAAAGTTACTTCAAATGGAAAAGGTGGAAGAAACCAACATCTTATTTTATCTTTTTTAAATAAATTTCCAAAAGATAAAAAAGTGACAATTTTAAGTGCAGCAAGTGATGGAATAGATGGTAATTCTAATAGTGCTGGTGCAGTAATAGATAATACAAGTTTAGAAAAAGCAAAATCATTAAATTTAAATATTGAAAAATATTTAAATGATTTTAACTCAAATGAGTTTTTTGATAAAATAGGTGATTTAGTAAATACAGGTCCTAGTCATAATAATATGTTAGATGTATTAATAATTCACATAGAAAAATAA
- a CDS encoding HAD-IIB family hydrolase, which produces MLHKEKENYLIFTDLDGTLLDHETYSFNDAQQMLNYLKSNNIPLIITTSKTKHEILKLRDELQLFYPFIVENGAGIFLPEGDKFKQINMGKTYCEILDFFNTYKKKFKIKGFFDMRVEVISALTGLSIEDAKLAKKRDFCEPFIIEDESKIQTLRELSQQEGFDIVKGGRFYHLISKGQDKANALLSLQKIYEKKFNKKYKTIALGDGANDKTMLDCVDIPVLIRKYDGTFIDYDKKDLIKTKRIGPKGWNQALKGILCK; this is translated from the coding sequence ATGTTACACAAAGAAAAAGAGAACTATCTTATTTTTACAGACTTGGACGGAACGTTACTTGATCATGAAACATATAGTTTTAATGATGCACAGCAAATGCTTAACTATCTAAAATCAAATAATATACCTTTAATTATAACCACTAGTAAAACAAAACATGAAATTCTAAAACTAAGAGATGAACTACAATTATTTTATCCTTTTATTGTTGAAAATGGTGCAGGTATATTTTTGCCAGAGGGAGATAAATTTAAGCAAATAAACATGGGTAAAACATATTGTGAGATTTTAGATTTTTTTAATACATATAAGAAAAAATTCAAAATAAAAGGTTTTTTTGATATGAGAGTTGAAGTAATATCTGCTTTAACTGGTCTTAGTATTGAAGATGCCAAACTAGCAAAAAAAAGAGACTTTTGTGAACCTTTTATTATTGAAGATGAATCAAAAATTCAAACTCTAAGAGAATTAAGTCAACAAGAGGGCTTCGATATTGTAAAAGGTGGAAGATTTTATCATCTTATTAGTAAAGGTCAAGATAAAGCAAATGCTCTTTTATCACTTCAAAAAATTTATGAAAAGAAATTTAATAAAAAATATAAAACAATTGCATTAGGTGATGGGGCTAATGATAAAACAATGCTTGATTGTGTTGATATTCCAGTTTTAATTAGAAAATATGATGGTACTTTTATAGATTATGATAAAAAAGATTTGATAAAAACAAAAAGAATTGGTCCCAAAGGATGGAATCAGGCCTTAAAAGGAATTTTATGCAAATAA